The Castanea sativa cultivar Marrone di Chiusa Pesio chromosome 11, ASM4071231v1 genome contains a region encoding:
- the LOC142615940 gene encoding uncharacterized protein LOC142615940, with product MKGDLNKRNKNKYCRFHRDHGHDTDECYDLKQYVENLIRQGKLRNFLGRDHKDEKLKGKVEEPSRPPLREIRVTVGGTLVGQSSKSRKTYLEVVQNVQLSRRPPRTKGVDKQAITFTDEDARRVHHPHDDAIVVTLLIADYTTRKMLIDNGSLANILYCPAFQQMRLGRD from the coding sequence ATGAAGGGAGATCTTAATAAGCGTAATAagaacaagtattgccgcttccatagagaccatgggcatgatacggacgaATGCTATGATTTGAAGCAATATGTTGAGAATCTCATTAGGCAGGGAAAGTTGAGAAATTTTCTTGGACGAGATCATAAGGATGAGAAGTTAAAGGGAAAGGTAGAAGAGCCATCACGGCCCCCACTTAGAGAAATAAGAGTTACTGTAGGAGGAACTTTAGTAGGACAAtcttccaagtcaaggaagacctACCTAGAGGTGGTACAGAACGTCCAGCTCTCTAGACGACCACCAAGGACGAAGGGGGTAGACAAGCAAGCTATCACCTTCACGGACGAGGATGCTAGGAGGGTCCATCATCCACATGACGATGCAATCGTTGTGACCTTGCTCATTGCAGACTACACGACTAGAAAGATGCTAATAGATAATGGGAGTTTAGCAAATATCCTATATTGCCCCGCCTTCCAACAGATGAGGCTTGGACGAGATTAA